One window of the Acaryochloris sp. CCMEE 5410 genome contains the following:
- a CDS encoding 2Fe-2S iron-sulfur cluster-binding protein, whose protein sequence is MPKLVRLDPIGQETSVPTNDNLLSALLKNELKVLHECGGRGMCATCHIFIKDGMEHLSPMSRRERRTLGVITTCKLNSRLACQCKVMGEGVVVELPAGMYLSDVSDIESLIGRRAEENILHPLDGRVLVEAGKLITRSMISQLEETRSDVSTHLANSQLV, encoded by the coding sequence ATGCCCAAACTAGTTAGGTTAGATCCGATTGGTCAAGAAACAAGTGTGCCGACTAACGATAACTTGTTGTCAGCATTGCTTAAAAATGAGTTGAAAGTTCTTCATGAGTGTGGAGGACGCGGGATGTGTGCAACCTGCCATATTTTCATTAAGGATGGCATGGAACATCTATCCCCGATGAGTCGCCGAGAACGGCGAACATTGGGCGTGATCACAACTTGCAAACTCAATTCTCGTCTCGCATGTCAATGCAAGGTTATGGGAGAAGGCGTCGTTGTTGAACTCCCGGCGGGTATGTATCTCAGTGATGTCAGCGACATCGAGAGCTTAATCGGACGTCGAGCGGAAGAAAATATCCTTCATCCTCTGGATGGTCGGGTCTTAGTTGAAGCTGGAAAGCTGATTACCCGGTCCATGATCAGTCAACTGGAAGAAACTCGCAGTGATGTGTCAACTCACTTAGCTAATTCACAACTTGTATAA